One Bdellovibrionota bacterium genomic region harbors:
- the fliQ gene encoding flagellar biosynthesis protein FliQ: MTDELIMQLGQETLKTAALLSAPILITALVVGLVISVLQAITQINEATLTFIPKIIIVAVVIVITGPWMLDIMSRFTINLLENITDYVR, encoded by the coding sequence GTGACTGACGAATTAATCATGCAATTGGGTCAAGAGACATTAAAGACCGCGGCGTTGTTGTCTGCGCCAATTCTTATTACGGCACTTGTTGTGGGTTTGGTGATCAGTGTTCTGCAAGCGATTACACAAATTAACGAGGCAACACTGACATTCATACCCAAAATTATCATCGTGGCGGTGGTCATCGTGATCACGGGACCATGGATGCTTGATATAATGAGCAGATTTACAATTAACTTATTAGAAAACATAACAGATTACGTAAGGTAA
- a CDS encoding inositol monophosphatase family protein — MKLPKVNDKYLSGVLRVAVEAALKARKVHMIYYKKLTNIQNKLDQSLVSEADQKSEKVIRHLIRKKFPDIDILGEEEGLEKRDGSRSRWLIDPLDGTTNYVHGYPFFCSSIALEVDGIIQVGVVDSALFEKTYIAVRGYGAFVNNKKISVSKSKTIPESLVATGFSTYGGAKLDLEMTVFQKLIERSRGVRRSGSAALELCMLAEGALDGFWEYGLKPWDTGAGSLMVEEAGGKVTNEKGQKFHPDQDVVVASNGIIHKELINLIK; from the coding sequence ATGAAACTCCCAAAAGTGAACGATAAATACTTGTCTGGCGTGTTGCGTGTAGCGGTTGAAGCTGCTTTGAAAGCGCGCAAAGTTCACATGATTTATTATAAAAAATTGACGAACATCCAAAACAAGCTCGATCAAAGTCTTGTGAGTGAGGCCGATCAGAAGAGTGAAAAGGTCATTCGACATCTCATTCGTAAAAAGTTTCCTGATATTGACATTCTAGGAGAAGAAGAAGGCCTCGAAAAACGTGATGGAAGCCGCAGTAGGTGGTTGATTGATCCTCTCGACGGCACTACAAACTATGTGCATGGTTATCCATTTTTTTGTTCTAGCATTGCGTTAGAAGTGGATGGAATCATTCAAGTTGGCGTGGTGGACTCAGCCCTTTTTGAAAAAACCTATATTGCCGTTCGTGGGTATGGGGCCTTTGTAAACAATAAGAAAATTTCGGTTTCAAAATCCAAAACAATTCCCGAAAGCCTCGTGGCAACGGGTTTTTCTACTTACGGTGGAGCAAAGCTCGATCTTGAGATGACTGTTTTCCAAAAACTTATAGAAAGAAGTCGTGGAGTCAGAAGATCGGGTTCCGCCGCCCTTGAACTTTGTATGCTTGCGGAAGGTGCTCTCGATGGATTTTGGGAATATGGACTTAAGCCTTGGGACACAGGCGCTGGAAGCCTTATGGTCGAAGAGGCTGGTGGAAAAGTGACAAATGAAAAAGGTCAAAAGTTTCATCCCGACCAAGACGTCGTTGTCGCAAGCAATGGCATAATTCACAAAGAACTCATCAATCTCATCAAATAA
- a CDS encoding flagellar basal body-associated FliL family protein, with protein MAEEKAKTEAAPAASDAGATTKEKPTLFIALSVFNIIVVLGVGVMLFLGKKKQDHVATIDQVVEGEKHEQEKEASDDPFIGEFIPMETFFVNLAGSRGGKIARVTLELEIEDKNSDITEEIERRKPQIRDIIIILLSSKTYEQISSKEGKDNLREEVKGRLNSFLTKGKIKSILFTEFLLN; from the coding sequence GTGGCAGAAGAAAAAGCCAAAACCGAAGCAGCCCCAGCAGCATCAGATGCCGGAGCTACTACAAAAGAAAAACCGACGCTGTTTATCGCGCTCAGTGTGTTCAATATTATTGTCGTTCTTGGGGTTGGCGTAATGCTTTTCCTTGGAAAGAAAAAACAGGACCATGTTGCCACTATTGATCAAGTTGTTGAAGGCGAAAAGCACGAACAAGAAAAAGAAGCATCGGATGATCCGTTCATTGGTGAATTCATCCCAATGGAAACGTTCTTTGTTAACCTGGCAGGAAGTCGTGGTGGGAAGATCGCACGCGTGACTCTAGAGCTAGAGATAGAAGATAAGAATTCTGATATCACAGAGGAAATCGAAAGAAGAAAACCTCAAATCAGAGACATCATTATTATTCTGCTCTCTAGTAAAACATATGAGCAAATTTCCAGCAAAGAAGGCAAAGATAATTTAAGAGAAGAAGTAAAAGGAAGACTGAACTCGTTCCTTACTAAGGGAAAAATTAAGAGCATTCTGTTTACAGAATTCTTGTTGAATTGA
- a CDS encoding SPOR domain-containing protein gives MKLNHLINQRGGSKTDTIVKLILVFFISLLSFSVGTFVGKQFSDSQHRLASLENEYNKDSGQSRSTASIPGDGIEVEPSEILSNEDVAKLAEEFVQEKKPTEHKAERTVANTESNSIDIELHNKPAAGNKPIDSKMPSEEKSASEKAAKSIAERSGKKVDEYHGKDLNQKAAEKIASNKAPLEAVAKPADTKKAMADLPATVSADAKGKYTIQVSSHQTETEAKSRVSDLNSKGYVASYISANVDGKSWYRVGVGTFGTVKSAKEYLEKIKENPSFKGAIVRQIVQ, from the coding sequence ATGAAGTTAAATCATCTAATAAATCAACGTGGCGGTTCAAAAACCGATACTATCGTTAAGTTAATTCTAGTGTTCTTTATTTCGCTATTGTCTTTTAGCGTAGGAACATTCGTTGGAAAACAATTCTCAGACAGCCAACATAGACTTGCTTCACTTGAAAATGAGTACAACAAAGATTCTGGCCAAAGCCGCTCAACAGCATCAATCCCTGGTGATGGAATTGAAGTTGAACCTTCAGAAATTCTTTCCAACGAAGACGTCGCAAAACTTGCTGAAGAATTCGTACAAGAAAAGAAACCCACGGAACACAAAGCAGAAAGAACTGTTGCTAACACAGAATCAAATTCAATCGACATTGAATTGCATAACAAACCTGCTGCTGGTAACAAACCAATCGATTCAAAAATGCCTTCAGAAGAAAAATCTGCTAGCGAAAAAGCTGCAAAATCAATTGCCGAAAGATCTGGAAAAAAAGTTGATGAATATCACGGTAAAGATCTAAACCAAAAAGCTGCCGAAAAAATCGCTTCCAACAAAGCTCCTCTTGAAGCAGTTGCAAAGCCTGCGGACACAAAAAAAGCAATGGCTGATCTCCCGGCAACAGTTTCTGCTGATGCAAAAGGAAAATACACGATCCAGGTTTCATCTCACCAAACAGAAACAGAAGCAAAATCTAGAGTTAGTGATTTAAATAGCAAAGGTTATGTAGCTTCATACATTTCTGCAAATGTTGATGGAAAATCATGGTACAGAGTGGGCGTTGGAACTTTCGGTACAGTGAAGTCTGCGAAGGAATACCTAGAAAAAATCAAAGAAAATCCTTCATTCAAAGGCGCAATCGTCAGACAAATCGTTCAATAA
- the fliP gene encoding flagellar type III secretion system pore protein FliP (The bacterial flagellar biogenesis protein FliP forms a type III secretion system (T3SS)-type pore required for flagellar assembly.) — protein MLLTIFLGGASVAHAQGVTLPNITMGFKSTQNPTEVVNTIKIIMILTVLTLAPAILIMMTSFTRLIIVLSFLRQAIGTQQMPPNQLLIGLSLFLSLFIMSPAISEINEKALKPYLDGKVSQEAAFDNAMAPLRKFMFNQTRDADLALFTKLARVEQPKTRADVPSAVLIPAFIISELKTAFQIGFIIYLPFLVIDLVVASVLMAMGMMMLPPVVVSLPFKIMLFVLVDGWGLIIGSLVKSFG, from the coding sequence TTGCTCCTGACAATTTTTTTGGGTGGTGCATCGGTTGCTCATGCTCAAGGTGTAACTTTACCAAATATCACGATGGGTTTTAAATCCACACAGAATCCAACGGAAGTTGTGAACACAATTAAGATCATTATGATCTTAACGGTTTTGACTCTGGCTCCGGCGATTTTGATCATGATGACTTCCTTCACAAGGCTGATCATTGTGTTGTCTTTCTTAAGACAAGCGATCGGTACACAACAAATGCCACCTAATCAATTGTTGATTGGTCTATCGCTGTTTTTATCACTCTTCATTATGTCTCCCGCGATCAGTGAAATTAATGAGAAAGCATTAAAACCTTATCTTGATGGAAAAGTAAGTCAAGAAGCGGCTTTTGACAATGCAATGGCTCCTTTAAGAAAATTCATGTTCAACCAAACAAGAGATGCGGATTTAGCATTGTTCACAAAACTTGCAAGAGTAGAGCAACCAAAAACGCGCGCTGATGTCCCGTCTGCAGTTTTAATTCCGGCATTTATTATTTCTGAACTTAAAACCGCGTTCCAAATTGGATTTATTATTTATCTACCATTTCTAGTGATCGATCTTGTGGTGGCAAGCGTTCTTATGGCGATGGGTATGATGATGTTGCCTCCAGTGGTGGTGTCATTGCCGTTTAAAATTATGCTTTTTGTTTTAGTGGATGGATGGGGATTGATTATTGGCTCGCTCGTAAAGAGCTTCGGTTGA
- the flhA gene encoding flagellar biosynthesis protein FlhA, whose translation MEGLFQFIKKFDGITKNTDLLMAFGLIAVIIFMIIPLPPFLLDVALTMSLALSLLILLSALYATKALDFSVFPSLLLVATLFRLSLNIATTRLVLSHGHEGTAAAGHVVEAFGGFVVGDNYIIGLILFLILIVINFVVITKGSGRVAEVAARFTLDAMPGKQMSIDADLNAGLINEEEARRRRKEIEAEADFYGSMDGASKFVRGDAIAGIVITGINILGGLLIGVLQKGLDISTAAEYYTKLTIGDGLVSQIPALIISTAAGTIVTRSSSGKNMGTEMAKQLFLKPRAVNIASVVMILLGLIPGFPFFPFAIMSAGTALIAWFMTKLEAEKAQEEITKAQDAAAKPKENVEGLLALDTLELEVGYGLISVVESSNSGDLLERIVSIRKQFALDLGIVVPSIHIRDNLQLNPGEYRILIKGATVGKGILQTDSLLAMDPGNVLRGVDGTPTKEPAFGLDALWISEATRDEAELAGYTVVDLPTVIATHLTEVVRTNAHELIGRQEVTKLVDGIKKTHPKVVEELIPEHMSIGSLVQVLKGLLKEQVSIRDLLTIMETLGDESQKTKDIEMLVEGTRKRLSRSITRKYTNDEGIIPVLSLSPMVEETITNSLLQTENGIQLVMDPHTANKLIMELSRQIERNPDIASSPILLTSPTIRRHIHKLTSRFIPQLVVLSHNELTSDAQVSSVGTVEIANAG comes from the coding sequence ATGGAAGGTTTATTCCAGTTTATTAAAAAATTTGATGGAATTACAAAGAACACCGATCTCTTGATGGCGTTCGGCTTAATCGCCGTGATCATCTTTATGATCATTCCGCTTCCGCCATTCTTGCTAGACGTTGCTTTGACAATGTCTTTAGCACTCAGCTTATTGATTTTACTTTCTGCTTTGTATGCGACTAAAGCTTTAGATTTCAGTGTGTTCCCGTCATTACTTTTGGTGGCCACACTTTTCCGGTTGTCACTAAACATTGCTACGACAAGATTAGTTTTAAGTCACGGACACGAAGGTACAGCCGCAGCTGGACATGTTGTTGAAGCTTTCGGCGGCTTCGTTGTTGGTGATAATTACATTATCGGTTTGATTCTCTTCCTCATTTTGATTGTGATCAACTTTGTCGTTATCACAAAGGGTTCTGGAAGAGTTGCCGAAGTTGCTGCGAGATTTACATTGGATGCAATGCCAGGTAAACAAATGTCAATTGATGCAGACTTAAATGCAGGTCTTATCAACGAAGAAGAAGCAAGACGCAGAAGAAAAGAAATCGAAGCCGAAGCTGATTTCTATGGATCTATGGATGGTGCCAGCAAGTTCGTAAGAGGGGATGCCATAGCCGGTATCGTAATCACAGGGATTAACATTCTTGGAGGATTATTGATCGGCGTTCTACAAAAAGGCTTAGATATTTCAACAGCCGCTGAGTATTACACAAAATTAACTATTGGAGACGGCCTCGTATCTCAAATACCCGCACTTATCATTTCTACAGCCGCAGGTACAATTGTAACTCGCTCTTCAAGTGGTAAGAACATGGGTACCGAAATGGCGAAGCAGTTATTCTTAAAACCTAGAGCTGTGAATATCGCATCTGTTGTTATGATTTTATTGGGCCTTATCCCAGGTTTCCCATTCTTTCCATTCGCGATCATGTCAGCAGGAACTGCGCTGATCGCTTGGTTTATGACAAAGCTAGAGGCGGAAAAAGCTCAAGAAGAAATCACAAAGGCTCAGGACGCTGCTGCAAAACCAAAGGAAAACGTGGAAGGACTTCTTGCGCTGGACACTTTGGAACTCGAAGTTGGTTATGGCTTAATAAGTGTAGTTGAGAGTTCAAACTCTGGCGACTTATTAGAAAGAATCGTAAGCATTAGAAAACAATTTGCCCTTGATCTTGGAATCGTGGTTCCGAGTATTCATATCAGAGATAATTTACAATTGAATCCGGGCGAATACCGCATCCTTATTAAAGGAGCAACGGTCGGTAAAGGTATATTGCAAACAGACAGTCTTCTTGCGATGGATCCAGGAAATGTTCTTAGAGGAGTTGATGGAACTCCTACAAAAGAACCTGCCTTCGGTCTTGACGCTCTTTGGATTTCTGAGGCAACGAGAGACGAGGCGGAACTTGCTGGTTACACCGTGGTGGATTTACCGACAGTCATTGCTACGCACTTGACGGAAGTGGTAAGAACAAATGCACATGAGTTGATTGGTCGCCAAGAAGTGACGAAGCTCGTGGATGGAATCAAGAAAACTCATCCAAAAGTTGTTGAAGAACTTATCCCTGAGCACATGTCGATTGGTTCTCTTGTACAAGTTCTCAAAGGTCTCCTCAAAGAACAAGTTTCTATTAGAGATCTACTTACGATCATGGAAACTTTGGGTGATGAGTCTCAAAAAACAAAAGACATTGAAATGCTTGTTGAGGGCACAAGAAAACGTTTATCAAGAAGCATCACTCGAAAATACACCAACGACGAAGGAATTATTCCGGTCTTGTCACTTTCTCCAATGGTGGAAGAGACGATTACAAATTCACTTCTGCAAACTGAAAATGGCATTCAGTTGGTGATGGATCCGCATACCGCAAATAAATTAATCATGGAGCTTTCAAGACAGATTGAAAGAAACCCTGACATCGCTTCATCTCCGATTCTTTTGACGTCGCCGACGATCAGAAGACACATACATAAATTAACATCTAGATTCATACCTCAATTGGTTGTTCTTTCTCATAACGAATTAACATCAGATGCTCAGGTGAGCTCTGTAGGAACTGTGGAGATAGCAAATGCAGGTTAA
- the flhB gene encoding flagellar biosynthesis protein FlhB — protein MSSEENDSEKTEDPTAQRREDFRKQGQVAQSKELATVLMLFGASLLIWMLGRYFFAQMAELFVKSYGDFIITAARDGDYKTAILFAGKKALNVILPVFGLVFLIGISASLFQIGFLSTSETISPNFDKINPINGLKKLLSMTSVVEGLKAIIKVSIIGFVVYTIIKTEILKSPFMINYTIEQLSGYFGDISFRLIFGVAIAMTFLALFDYGFQRWEMEKKMRMTKQEIKEEVKTREGDPHIKARIRRIQRELANKRMMTEVPKADVIITNPTHLSIALKYSANLPAPQVIAKGAGAVALRIRELAKEHEIPIVENKPLARTIFKTLKVGQIIPRELFNAVAEVLAYVYKLRRKRRPSSARQPEMGL, from the coding sequence ATGTCGAGCGAAGAAAACGATTCGGAAAAAACGGAAGACCCAACGGCCCAGCGCCGCGAAGACTTCCGCAAGCAAGGTCAAGTTGCCCAGAGTAAAGAACTCGCAACGGTACTTATGCTTTTTGGAGCATCATTATTGATATGGATGCTTGGTCGTTATTTCTTTGCCCAAATGGCAGAGCTTTTTGTAAAATCTTATGGTGACTTTATTATTACGGCGGCTAGAGATGGCGATTACAAAACCGCAATTTTATTTGCCGGTAAAAAAGCTTTAAACGTTATTCTTCCGGTGTTTGGCTTAGTATTCCTTATAGGAATTTCTGCATCTCTATTTCAAATAGGGTTTTTGTCGACGTCAGAAACCATCTCTCCAAATTTTGATAAAATTAATCCGATTAACGGTTTAAAAAAGCTTTTATCAATGACTTCGGTAGTAGAAGGGCTAAAAGCCATTATAAAAGTATCGATCATAGGCTTTGTAGTTTACACGATCATTAAAACAGAAATTTTAAAATCACCATTCATGATCAATTACACGATTGAGCAGTTGTCAGGATACTTTGGTGATATTTCATTTAGACTTATCTTTGGTGTGGCGATTGCTATGACCTTCTTGGCTCTTTTCGATTACGGTTTTCAGCGTTGGGAAATGGAAAAGAAAATGAGAATGACAAAACAAGAAATCAAAGAGGAAGTGAAAACCAGAGAAGGGGATCCGCACATCAAGGCTCGTATTCGCAGAATTCAAAGAGAATTAGCGAACAAGAGAATGATGACCGAAGTTCCAAAGGCAGACGTGATTATCACCAACCCTACACATTTATCTATCGCGCTTAAATACAGCGCAAATCTTCCGGCACCCCAAGTGATTGCAAAAGGTGCGGGCGCAGTGGCTCTTAGAATTAGAGAGCTTGCAAAAGAACACGAGATTCCAATTGTTGAGAACAAGCCTTTGGCGAGAACAATTTTTAAAACTCTTAAAGTGGGACAAATAATTCCGAGAGAGCTTTTTAATGCGGTAGCTGAAGTACTTGCATATGTTTATAAATTGAGACGCAAAAGAAGACCAAGCAGTGCAAGACAACCGGAAATGGGGCTGTAG
- the fliO gene encoding flagellar biosynthetic protein FliO yields the protein MKLLLIIASVLLSLTSFSGVAFGATLQKVRSYAKDGAFYTELSFDQDVSADMVSLDYINETVQVNLSQTSMDKSISTKVSDDKVSSVYTYRLDNGSVRSRIIYKKGIQASEFQNSTTSEVQGNKIIVKVVDRVPASVAQVSDKVSDEDMAQAAQWIESADKKSAEEEVKIAAANAQSKALENKKESEIPVLAAKTESVEKKGSSTSRIILSLGLVLGLLFGFSVFLKKFLRKTPLKKNSQIKVLTQHYLGPKKSLAIIRVAGESMLIGVTDNNINLIKTLALLDEEIPQDTPRDFSKSLDQSMGLNAAADDEAEEFSISKIKDFVSGRLKNMKEL from the coding sequence ATGAAATTATTGTTGATTATCGCAAGTGTACTTTTAAGTTTAACCAGTTTTTCAGGAGTTGCATTTGGGGCAACACTTCAAAAGGTTAGAAGTTATGCCAAAGACGGTGCGTTTTATACTGAATTGAGTTTTGATCAAGATGTTTCCGCAGATATGGTTTCTTTAGATTATATAAATGAAACGGTTCAGGTCAACCTGTCCCAAACGTCCATGGACAAAAGCATTTCGACAAAAGTTTCTGATGACAAGGTGAGCAGTGTTTATACTTATAGATTAGATAATGGTTCTGTAAGATCCAGAATCATTTACAAAAAAGGAATTCAGGCTTCTGAATTCCAAAATTCTACGACTTCTGAAGTTCAAGGTAATAAGATCATTGTTAAAGTTGTAGATAGAGTGCCTGCATCAGTTGCACAAGTTTCAGATAAGGTTTCAGATGAAGACATGGCTCAAGCTGCTCAGTGGATTGAATCAGCAGATAAAAAATCTGCGGAAGAAGAAGTAAAGATCGCTGCAGCAAATGCCCAATCCAAGGCTCTCGAGAATAAAAAAGAATCAGAAATTCCAGTTCTAGCTGCAAAGACTGAATCTGTAGAGAAAAAAGGTTCTTCCACATCAAGAATTATTTTGAGCCTGGGATTGGTTCTTGGACTACTCTTCGGATTTTCAGTTTTCTTAAAAAAATTCTTAAGGAAAACTCCATTAAAAAAGAACTCACAAATCAAAGTTTTAACTCAACATTATCTAGGGCCTAAAAAATCCTTAGCCATCATCAGAGTTGCGGGCGAGAGCATGTTGATCGGGGTAACAGACAATAACATCAATCTCATTAAAACCTTAGCTCTTCTGGATGAAGAAATCCCGCAAGATACGCCAAGAGATTTTTCTAAATCTTTGGATCAATCTATGGGTCTCAATGCTGCCGCTGATGACGAAGCAGAAGAATTCTCAATCTCAAAAATTAAAGATTTTGTATCTGGCCGCCTTAAAAATATGAAGGAGCTATAA
- the fliM gene encoding flagellar motor switch protein FliM, producing the protein MNQVLSQSEVDALLAAVSEGDSNQSSGSGGATQSNDKGVVVYDLTSQDRIIRARFPQLDVIYEKFMRAFRVSLSSALRKIATLNHASTDFLKFGEFINTLPLPTSMSVLRFNELRGSALFVIESKLAYSLVDSFFGGTDRPYTKADGKEFTPIELSIIRKVVELAITDLENAWSSVHRIDCHFVRTEVNPQFVGIVPPTDVVIASTFDVELENANGTITVVIPYATIEPIKQKLASGFQIESDQTDKNLWNSVLKEQLLDTEAEILVQLGETSIQMEDLMRLKVGDVIPLSQDVTGEFDMQIEGVKKFKSYYGVSHGNRAVKLTRKITK; encoded by the coding sequence ATGAATCAAGTATTGTCACAAAGTGAAGTTGATGCCCTACTAGCGGCGGTCTCCGAAGGAGATTCGAACCAGTCGTCTGGCTCAGGTGGTGCTACGCAATCCAACGACAAGGGTGTTGTTGTTTACGATCTGACTTCCCAAGATAGAATTATTAGAGCGAGATTTCCTCAGCTCGACGTGATCTATGAGAAATTCATGAGAGCCTTCAGGGTTTCTCTTTCTTCTGCATTGAGAAAGATCGCAACTCTGAATCACGCTTCAACAGACTTCTTAAAATTCGGAGAGTTCATCAATACGCTTCCTTTGCCGACATCTATGTCTGTATTGAGATTCAACGAATTGAGAGGTTCTGCGCTTTTTGTTATCGAAAGTAAATTGGCTTATTCACTCGTAGATAGTTTCTTTGGTGGAACTGACCGTCCTTACACAAAGGCCGACGGAAAAGAATTTACGCCAATCGAGTTATCAATAATTAGAAAAGTGGTTGAGCTTGCAATTACAGACCTAGAGAACGCTTGGTCTTCGGTGCATAGAATTGATTGTCACTTCGTTAGAACAGAAGTGAACCCACAATTCGTGGGTATTGTTCCGCCAACGGATGTGGTGATCGCATCAACGTTTGACGTTGAATTAGAGAACGCCAACGGAACAATCACAGTGGTAATTCCATACGCTACGATCGAACCGATCAAACAAAAATTGGCGAGCGGATTCCAAATCGAATCAGATCAAACAGATAAAAATTTATGGAACTCAGTTTTAAAAGAACAATTGCTAGATACAGAAGCAGAGATTCTTGTTCAATTGGGTGAAACTTCAATTCAAATGGAAGATTTAATGCGCTTAAAGGTGGGAGACGTGATTCCTTTAAGCCAAGACGTGACGGGTGAATTTGATATGCAGATCGAAGGCGTAAAAAAATTCAAGTCTTACTATGGTGTGAGCCATGGAAATCGCGCAGTAAAACTAACTAGAAAGATAACGAAATAA
- the fliR gene encoding flagellar biosynthetic protein FliR — translation MESIYNLSDVQIVGFALVLIRISAFFVAFPLVEGASMPPMVKLLLSLAMTIIIYPTVNSSGIDPEIMSGSLFVLSIKEALMGLFVGFMARFFFHILAVCAEIITLSVGLSADQVFNPHMDRRVTSIEQFHVLIGGLFFLAFNGHHYFIQGLVESFNAVPLSQTSFNFVVLRDIAVGVQFILVMGIKLSAPVLGAIFLANMAMGIIGRAVPQINVLVTSWPVNIMLGFAVMFVSLPLFMLSMGETLNWSIENLFAILKHI, via the coding sequence GTGGAAAGTATTTATAACCTATCAGATGTTCAGATTGTAGGATTCGCCCTTGTGCTGATCCGCATCTCTGCATTCTTCGTAGCGTTCCCACTTGTTGAAGGCGCAAGTATGCCTCCAATGGTTAAGCTTCTTTTGTCACTTGCGATGACTATTATCATCTATCCAACAGTGAATTCCTCAGGGATTGATCCTGAAATCATGTCAGGATCATTATTTGTTTTGTCCATCAAAGAAGCTCTTATGGGTCTATTTGTAGGATTTATGGCAAGATTCTTTTTTCATATTCTAGCGGTATGTGCAGAGATCATTACACTATCAGTGGGTCTTTCAGCAGATCAGGTTTTTAATCCACATATGGATAGAAGAGTAACTAGCATCGAGCAGTTCCACGTTTTGATCGGTGGTTTATTCTTCTTGGCTTTCAATGGTCATCATTATTTTATTCAAGGTTTGGTAGAGAGTTTCAACGCGGTTCCATTATCACAAACATCATTTAATTTTGTAGTTTTGAGAGATATCGCAGTTGGAGTTCAATTCATATTGGTTATGGGGATTAAATTGTCGGCCCCGGTATTGGGTGCAATTTTCCTAGCGAATATGGCTATGGGTATTATTGGTAGAGCGGTTCCTCAAATTAATGTTTTGGTAACGAGCTGGCCAGTGAACATTATGTTGGGTTTTGCGGTGATGTTTGTATCACTTCCTTTGTTTATGTTGAGCATGGGTGAAACGTTAAATTGGAGTATTGAGAATTTGTTCGCAATACTGAAACACATTTAA